In Hippoglossus hippoglossus isolate fHipHip1 chromosome 19, fHipHip1.pri, whole genome shotgun sequence, the DNA window AACTGCAGCTTATAGCTTTAACTCTTTGACTGAACTCAGTCTTGTCTCCTGACTCCAGGCCCAACTGTGGAGCAGCAAACAGAAATGGCTCGCAACTCTGGAAGAACCCTGGCATCTCTTCTCCCAGACCAGGtgatatattgttttaaataaagtctaTTGTTGTGTTcagtcaacattttaaaaatcaatgaaCATAAGTAAGTTCAAATAGTTTATAAACACTCATAATTTACTAATTGTCCTCAGTCTACCTTTAGCTGATATAGAGAAACACTGCCTCCTTGTGGAGATCTGTGCTACATGCTCATCCTGCCTGTATTTGTTGGACTGTGTTGTCAGAGGAGTGAGATCATCTGTCATCTGGCAGAGCTGCTGACTGAAAAGAAGGACGAGATTCTGGCTGCCAACAAGATGGACATGGACCTGGCCGTTAACGCAGGTAGCCGCTCAATCAGAGAGGTCACTTTCCCTCCGTGTTGATGGCCCCCGTTAGTTCACTACTATATCACCTGATAGCTGACCGTGTAACCCtgctttccttccttctccaGGCCATTTGCCACCAGTGATGCAGAAGCGTCTGAGTCTGTCTCCAGCCAAACTCAACAGCTTGGCCATCGGCCTGCGTCAGATAGCAGTGGCAGCCCAGGACAGCGTGGGTCAGGTGCTGCGCAGGACCAGGGTGGCTAACaacctggagctggagcagatcACGGTGCCCATCGGAGTTCTTCTGGTCATCTTTGAGGCCAGACCTGACTGCCTGCCCCAGGTAGAGCTGCTCTAACACAAACACCCCAAGCAAATTAATCATTATATAAAAGTTTGTATATGTACAATACTTTTAGTTACCTCTAAAAGCTTCTTAAAATAACTGCAGGAATAATCACCCCCTGTTTTTATCCAGGTGTCAGCTTTGGCCATAGCCAGTGGTAATGCCCTTCTTCTGAAGGGAGGCAAGGAGGCGGCCAACACAAACCGAGTTCTCCACGAGCTCACCCAGGAAGCCCTTTCCTTGCATGGCGTCAAAGAAGCTGTGCAACTGGTAAAATTGGTCTCCTGCAAATCTCTCAGCAGATACTTCCAGCTGCTGTGATTCACAAACCTCTTTTTGTCGCTAGGTGAGCACTcgtgaggaggtggaggatctCTGCCGACTGGACAAAATAATCGACTTGATCATTCCTCGAGGTTCATCCCAGCTTGTGAAGGACATACAGCGAGTGGCCAAGGGGATCCCGGTGCTGGGTCACAGCGAGGGGATCTGCCACGTCTACGTCGACGCAGAAGCCTCCATTGACAAAGTTATCAAGATCGGTCAGCAAATGCATTTACAGAAGTTCATTTCTGATGTGTTAACTACAATAACACGCCTCGTAACCTGAACATGTCACCAATTGATGTTGATATTTTCTAATTACAGTCAGAGACTCCAAGTGCGACTACCCAGCTGCGTGCAATGCCATGGAAACTCTGCTGATTCACAGAGACATCCTGAGGACCCCACTCTTTGACCAGATCATTGACATGCTGCGCACTGAAAGGGTGAAACaccaaatgcacacacatacacatacacacacacacacacacacacacacacacacacacacacacacacacacacacacacacacacacacacacacacacacacaacacttacaaaaactcctcaagagagACTATATTTGACTTTTCAGCTGACAATGATATGAAACTATAATTTAGATATTTTTATAGTCATCCACCAGAAGATAAAggatgtatttatatgttttttttttatctgcctgGTGTCGCTAGGTGAAGATTCATGCAGGCCCTCGATTTGCCTCCTACCTTACGTTCAGCCCATCAGAGGCCAAGTCGTTGCGGACAGAGTACGGTGACCTGGAGTGTTGCATGGAGGTGGTGGACAGCATGCAAGATGCTGTGGATCACATCCACAAGTATGGCAGCTCCCACACAGACGTCATCATCACAGAAAATGGTACGTTTCCAAATGTTTTAGTGCtggtaatttgttttgttttttgtattttctacttTGCAGGAAgtttgtgcattttaaaaatagtttcaGTCATTATTTTCCTAAACAGCATCATTCTTGTCCAAGCTGCTTCGTATTTGTGTCTCCGATAGTTCTCCTTACTCGTCCGTCCCACTTTCCGCCGCAGAGACTAATGAGCTGTGACACTTGTTGACAGGATGAGTGTTCAGCCTCCCTTTGTGACTCCATTGTCGGGGACAGAGTCCATTTAAAATGTAGAGCTGATGCTAAAAGACAGTTTAAAAGACTTAATACTCTGGGTCATGTCCAAACAGATTTGTCTTTCATCTGAGCCATCACTCTGCCTCTCTTTAACTCGTTGTGATAGAAAGCTTTCTATGCAGAGCAGAGGGTATTTTCCGTCTTTCAAATGGGGACATTTTTTCTGACACAAGCAGCTCAAATAAACCATAACCTGCAAACTGGACTGATGTGAGAAAGAAGATCCCGTAAATATTAAAGATGTGTGGAAAGACCAAGGTGCAGATCACTCATTAAAGGGGaagattaaaatataaagaatatttCACACTTTTCCTTGAgtaattagaaaaaaacaacgGTGAACAGCATTTCAAAAATACAGGAGAGCGTGTTGAGTGCACGTTTCTACACTGAGGATTATTCTCACCTGCAGCGGAGGATGTACTGCTGACATCTAGTGACGACAAGAGGTACCTCAACAATTTATAACCTCCATTGAATTGTTTCTGTGTATAACTTCAAGGAGTGGTGATAGATCGGTAATAGACATTCAATAGATATCAAAAAATGATGTAGCTGGATAATAATTACATTAAGTAGATATTGTAGATATGGCACAGATTGATGGATCGATGACATTTGATGCCATCATGATAATTATTAAATAACTTCAAGATAATAAGTTTGTAGCACGTGGTGTTTAACAAATGATATGAGCAGAGGTATTTAATTGGTTAAATTGCAATGCGGTAATtaattcttattattattcagttcattaattcattatttcagcTCAGGCTCATGACATAACCACAATTAATAGTTGTCATTGTCACATACTTCATGTTGGTGCCTGAAAGGTTGTAAGATATAGATAACAGGTTTATGAGCTGGTTGCACCAATGAgctgtttttctcctccagagGAAACAGCAGAGCAGTTCCTGCATCAGCTCGACAGCGCCTGTGTTTTCTGGAACGCCAGCTCACGCTTCGCTGATGGCTACCGCTTTGGACTGGGTATGTGGTGGTATGATCACCCTGTCGTCTGTCTTGTGTTGCCTCTTTCCCCGTGTTTTCTTCTCTCAACCGCCTCCTTATTCAGTTCACTCTCTCATGACGAttacattcttcttctttcttttccccccacACATATGTTGTTTACCATTCTCACGTACTTTCTTTCCCTGACTTTGCCTCCAGGAGCAGAGGTTGGTATAAGCACAGCGCGTATTCATGCCAGAGGACCTGTGGGCCTGGAGGGGCTGCTCACCACCAAGTGGGTCCTGAGAGGTGATGGGCACACAGCGGCGGATTTCTCTGAGCACGGCACCATGAAATACCTCCATGAAAACCTGCCTGTTGGGCAGCCTCTGGCtggacagagagacagcaaCTAGACCACAGATGTTTTTGGCTGATGCCACTGTTTTAAACCCCTGCAGCACACAGCACGGAGAGAGATGCTCAACAAACCAGCGGCCCGTTTTATCAGCACAAGCAGAAAGTTGTCCTATTTCAGATGATACTGTTGTTCAATGACTGACCTCTACCTCAGCATATTGTACTTTATGAGATGGGAAACTCACCCTCATCACAGCACAGTATTGCAATAATGGAGAAATTGTGACCAGGAAGGGAAATAACTAAGATCACTTTCTGACAAAGTAAGCACACAATATCAAAGAAAACTGAaggtcttttttaaatatatattttttaaataatgcaacCTCAGGACGTTTCAGCGAGGACATTGATTCAGTCGCTCTTAAGAGATCCTGCTATGTTGGCCTTAAGAAGATCCCttatttagctgttttttttgtcattactaaaaaaatgattttgctTCAGTGTGTAACTTTTGGACGGCATGCTGGCGTTGCAGAATCTCATGTAATTCAGTAGCAGTGGCGTCTGTCCTTCTCCAGCTCTCCCTATTACAATGATCATCTCGAATCGTCTACAGAAACATTTCATCTTATCCATAACATGTTCATGAGTAAGGAGAGATGCTTTAACATCGGTACAAAATTTTGCTTTTGCCAGTTTTATTGTGTAAAACCACCCAAACATTAATGTGTTCGAGGGTCAGCGATAGTTGGTGATTCTCCTCagccattaaaaacacagtattaTGAGGAATGACATGTATCATTATCAAACATATTCATTCTATCAAAATCAAGTTCTAAATATGATTGtacatattatttttaattgtagCTGATGGAATTGGCTCATTACTCAGAAGGTTAATCTGatgtactgtttttttttcatttaacatttcaACAACTTAATGTTCTTGCTTTAACTCCAGGATAAATGTTCGGTTTACTTCTAATTATGCAGGTATTTCAATTAGCTGAGATGAAGATTATATACCACTACAGGATGGAATTAGGGTTTCCCTGTAATGAAACTTAATAACAGgattaaaatgaatattatcAAACTTGATACAGAAGTATCCGGGATTTACCAGTCGTGTTGTAAAGCTACACAAGTATGCACTTCAACTTGAATgcatcagtttttatttacaattgtatttatttgatcattGTTACgagttctgctcctctttcCGCGCTTcgctgttttcctgtttgtacCTTGTGGCGCCCAAAGCCTTGTTCAGAGTGGGAACGAGTAATTGACAAGCTGCCTCCTTCAAGCTGGAGGGGAGAACGCAGCTGCTTTTAAATTAAGCTCCTCTACATTCCAGCCTCTGAGCTCCTATCTGATGTCTTGCAATGCACACTTAAGGACTGGTTTGAGTTGTTTAATAGCAGCATTgtagaattaaaaaagaaaatgttgaaaaagaaTATTtggatatttttctttctttctttgatttcttcttttttttgcagttgAAATGTTGAGGATTTTTATTCGCTTGTTCGTCTCTGTCCTGGCGCCGAGTCTTTCTACTTTCACAAAGAGCGCAAATTAATGGGGAAAAAAGTCGAACTGATCTGAAAAACAGATGTCTAAAAAGGGCCTTTTTAAAGTTGCCCATAGGGGAATTCACATTGCTGGAAGTGGGGCAAGGAAGATGGAAGACAATACTATAGAGGTTTAATTATCCAGCcatcagaaatgaaaagagggagaaggagaactGAG includes these proteins:
- the aldh18a1 gene encoding delta-1-pyrroline-5-carboxylate synthase isoform X1 produces the protein MLLHRLSLSARIPLESLRRVRRLLTTTPTPAPQGRVHGSSFAHRGELRHAKRIVVKLGSAVVTRGDECGLALGRLASIVEQVAMLQNQGREMMIVTSGAVAFGKQRLRHEILLSQSVRQALHSGQNQLKDMSLPVLEARACAAAGQSGLMALYEAMFTQYSTCTAQILVTNLDFHDDQKRQNLNSTLQELLRMNIVPIINTNDAVVPPPEPNSDLQGVNVISIKDNDSLAARLAVEMKADLLIALSDVEGLYNSPPGTDDAKLIDIFYPGDQQSITYGTKSRVGIGGMEAKVKAALWALQGGTSVVIANGTHPKVTGHVITDIVEGKKLGTFFSEIKPAGPTVEQQTEMARNSGRTLASLLPDQRSEIICHLAELLTEKKDEILAANKMDMDLAVNAGHLPPVMQKRLSLSPAKLNSLAIGLRQIAVAAQDSVGQVLRRTRVANNLELEQITVPIGVLLVIFEARPDCLPQVSALAIASGNALLLKGGKEAANTNRVLHELTQEALSLHGVKEAVQLVSTREEVEDLCRLDKIIDLIIPRGSSQLVKDIQRVAKGIPVLGHSEGICHVYVDAEASIDKVIKIVRDSKCDYPAACNAMETLLIHRDILRTPLFDQIIDMLRTERVKIHAGPRFASYLTFSPSEAKSLRTEYGDLECCMEVVDSMQDAVDHIHKYGSSHTDVIITENEETAEQFLHQLDSACVFWNASSRFADGYRFGLGAEVGISTARIHARGPVGLEGLLTTKWVLRGDGHTAADFSEHGTMKYLHENLPVGQPLAGQRDSN
- the aldh18a1 gene encoding delta-1-pyrroline-5-carboxylate synthase isoform X2; translated protein: MLLHRLSLSARIPLESLRRVRRLLTTTPTPAPQGRVHGSSFAHRGELRHAKRIVVKLGSAVVTRGDECGLALGRLASIVEQVAMLQNQGREMMIVTSGAVAFGKQRLRHEILLSQSVRQALHSGQNQLKDMSLPVLEARACAAAGQSGLMALYEAMFTQYSTCTAQILVTNLDFHDDQKRQNLNSTLQELLRMNIVPIINTNDAVVPPPEPNSDLQGVISIKDNDSLAARLAVEMKADLLIALSDVEGLYNSPPGTDDAKLIDIFYPGDQQSITYGTKSRVGIGGMEAKVKAALWALQGGTSVVIANGTHPKVTGHVITDIVEGKKLGTFFSEIKPAGPTVEQQTEMARNSGRTLASLLPDQRSEIICHLAELLTEKKDEILAANKMDMDLAVNAGHLPPVMQKRLSLSPAKLNSLAIGLRQIAVAAQDSVGQVLRRTRVANNLELEQITVPIGVLLVIFEARPDCLPQVSALAIASGNALLLKGGKEAANTNRVLHELTQEALSLHGVKEAVQLVSTREEVEDLCRLDKIIDLIIPRGSSQLVKDIQRVAKGIPVLGHSEGICHVYVDAEASIDKVIKIVRDSKCDYPAACNAMETLLIHRDILRTPLFDQIIDMLRTERVKIHAGPRFASYLTFSPSEAKSLRTEYGDLECCMEVVDSMQDAVDHIHKYGSSHTDVIITENEETAEQFLHQLDSACVFWNASSRFADGYRFGLGAEVGISTARIHARGPVGLEGLLTTKWVLRGDGHTAADFSEHGTMKYLHENLPVGQPLAGQRDSN